From the genome of Fusarium keratoplasticum isolate Fu6.1 chromosome 11, whole genome shotgun sequence, one region includes:
- a CDS encoding Stress-response A/B barrel domain-containing protein, which yields MTNITHIVLFQFFGHVSGETIDDVVSRMFQLKEKCLDPVTGKPYILSSRGGRDNSVEGRNNGIAHAFVVEFANEEDRDYYTFKEPAHLEFIASLDGIASQVTVVDFSDNQF from the exons ATGACCAACATTACGCACATCGTCCTCTTCCAGTTCTTCGGCCACGTTAGTGGTGAGACTATTGACGAT GTCGTGTCTCGAATGTTCCAGTTGAAGGAGAAGTGCCTTGACCCTGTGACGGGAAAGCCTTACATCCTGTCCTCCAGGGGCGGCCGGGATAATTCAGTCGAGGGAAGGAAT AACGGCATTGCCCACGCTTTCGTCGTCGAGTTTGCCAACGAGGAAGATCGCGACTACTATACATTCAAGGAGCCAGCACACCTCGAGTTTATTGCAAGCTTGGATGGAATCGCGTCTCAGGTTACGGTGGTAGACTTCTCAGACAACCAATTTTAA
- a CDS encoding MFS domain-containing protein, whose product MEPTKESKLDTHPNAGVDFSTVGAVHEEITSPQGDGYVAYGPSGIKGVFASRFGGYCAAFAALGGFLFGHDQGVVSVTLVMDEFLNRSPEVSDEASGSGFKKGLMTAMIPLGAFIGALNQG is encoded by the exons ATGGAACCCACAAAAGAGTCAAAGTTAGACACACACCCGAACGCAGGTGTCGACTTCTCTACGGTTGGTGCTGTACATGAGGAAATCACTTCCCCTCAAGGAGATGGTTACGTTGCCTATGGCCCCTCTG GTATCAAGGGAGTGTTCGCGTCACGGTTTGGCGGGTACTGCGCTGCCTTTGCTGCTCTAGGCGGCTTCCTCTTTGGACATGACCAAGGAGTCGTCTCAgtgaccttggtgatggacGAGTTCCTGAATCGCTCCCCCGAGGTATCTGATGAGGCGAGTGGCTCAGGCTTCAAAAAGGGTCTTATGACCGCCATGATTCCTCTCGGTGCTTTCATCGGTGCCTTGAACCAAGGCTAG
- a CDS encoding MFS domain-containing protein, translating into MGLNFNMQLIMSGVVNCVQLVGIISSLWTLDRFGRRKILLTGSICMFIPHLIISIFVGWLWNFIIGLITPPLIQETGFGAYVFFAVFCLLSFVWTYLCVPETNGKTLEEMDEVFHDRTGTPDVERKARILDQFLREQRGEGLKSP; encoded by the exons ATGGGCCTGAATTTCAATATGCAACTCATCATGTCCGGAGTTGTCAACTGCGTCCAACTGGTCGGCATTATCAGCAGCCTCTGGACATTGGATCGATTTGGCAGGAGAAAGATCCTTCTCACAGGTAGTATTTGCATGTTCATTCCCCATCTGATCATCTCGATCTTCGTCG GTTGGTTGTGGAATTTTATCATCGGCCTCATTACCCCACCGCTTATCCAAGAGACTGGCTTCGGGGCTTACGTCTTTTTCGCAGTCTTTTGCCTGTTGTCTTTTGTGTGGACCTACCTCTGCGTCCCTGAGACGAACGGCAAGAcccttgaagagatggaCGAGGTCTTCCATGACCGTACTGGTACTCCTGATGTTGAGAGGAAGGCTAGAATTCTTGATCAGTTCCTTCGTGAGCAGCGGGGAGAAGGGCTCAAGTCTCCTTGA